From one Catenuloplanes nepalensis genomic stretch:
- a CDS encoding DUF6545 domain-containing protein — protein sequence MTVDWHRAIRQLEQLKVAIPNPFDVGSFTQTVAKSRGRPIQVVNVDTDRTHSDLHAFWWAAPDVDYIIPNTSAPALVREHGTLHTLSHMLLGHVGSSLAETIAAQFRFVDALSVLRRSGHDTRTTRPPTQQTEGRCFEIDAEAVASLIAVLPDAFPSKVPQQYSFAAARLPAASPEPRTDTDNLYKTIWPLWRSVVHDLSMPRLESIPPQPHPTLRRIHLFRMTVEITEGLHHLRRLLDPYIAETARKGARNAGLPPGRSSVVAEAACIAVAIDRAAAIHTGDSSLPSRLNELPTGRTVTWPIKLYSKHASNGTRWLADIAQTVRTSSIVHEVRRGNSPASHIARFRRFGIENFNEQAVKAPHPPRTRWAHSC from the coding sequence ATGACGGTTGACTGGCACAGAGCCATCCGACAGCTCGAACAACTCAAAGTGGCCATACCAAATCCATTTGACGTCGGCAGCTTTACGCAGACGGTAGCTAAAAGCCGGGGGAGGCCGATTCAGGTCGTCAATGTCGATACCGACCGTACGCACAGCGACTTGCATGCCTTTTGGTGGGCCGCCCCAGACGTCGACTACATCATCCCCAACACGTCAGCACCCGCACTAGTACGGGAACACGGAACGCTCCACACCCTGTCGCACATGCTGCTTGGCCATGTGGGTTCATCGCTGGCGGAGACCATAGCAGCGCAGTTCCGGTTCGTTGATGCCCTAAGCGTCTTGCGCCGCTCTGGCCACGACACCAGAACCACCCGACCACCCACGCAGCAGACCGAGGGCCGCTGTTTCGAGATTGACGCCGAGGCAGTGGCCAGCCTGATTGCAGTACTCCCCGACGCATTCCCCAGTAAGGTGCCCCAGCAATACAGCTTCGCTGCCGCTCGCCTACCGGCGGCGAGCCCTGAGCCAAGGACTGACACGGACAACCTTTACAAGACAATCTGGCCACTCTGGCGCAGCGTCGTCCACGACCTCAGCATGCCCCGACTCGAGAGCATTCCGCCTCAGCCTCATCCCACACTTCGTAGAATCCATCTATTTCGCATGACTGTAGAGATCACAGAAGGCCTCCACCATTTGCGACGATTGCTGGATCCATACATTGCCGAAACAGCTCGAAAAGGGGCACGCAACGCCGGGCTGCCACCAGGAAGGAGCTCGGTCGTCGCCGAGGCCGCCTGCATTGCCGTGGCAATTGACAGAGCGGCGGCTATTCACACAGGAGACAGTTCCCTGCCAAGCCGACTCAACGAGTTGCCAACAGGGCGTACGGTTACGTGGCCCATAAAGCTATATAGCAAACACGCCTCAAATGGCACCCGTTGGCTGGCGGATATAGCCCAAACCGTACGCACCTCGTCGATAGTCCACGAAGTGCGCCGCGGAAACAGCCCAGCCTCGCACATTGCACGATTCCGACGCTTCGGAATAGAGAACTTCAACGAACAAGCAGTGAAGGCTCCTCATCCACCTCGTACCCGGTGGGCACATAGCTGCTGA
- a CDS encoding SAM-dependent methyltransferase, which yields MTLSRQEIVDEVVKPKWREPILRVLAGGPKRWAELRNDLIALKTGAPGDGLINTELRKLKGLGLVENRRIEGAPHPGWALTTEGERVFTAIRKIFDEPTAPLKGLTFENMVERSMLIDTTTVHSARRYNYLLGGKDHFEVDRESGREIERLFPGVGVSVREGRKFLRRAVEFLAGEAGIDQFLDIGTGLPTADNTHEVAQRINPRSRVVYVDNDPMVMAHSRALLTSSPEGRTVYLEEDLRNPLRILGNPEVREVIDFRRPVALMLIAVVHFIEDNDEAYAIIRSLVDALPSGSYLAMLHFSTDTLPPELAADHARRTAEGKVDAFHRSKAQIAEFFAGLELVEPALQVASDWRSEVPERDRPRHQDVAGFGAVARKPGVGR from the coding sequence GTGACACTATCTCGGCAGGAAATCGTTGACGAAGTCGTCAAACCCAAGTGGCGCGAGCCCATCCTTCGCGTATTGGCGGGTGGGCCGAAGCGCTGGGCCGAACTTCGTAACGACTTGATCGCGCTCAAGACTGGCGCTCCAGGTGATGGACTTATCAACACTGAGCTCAGGAAGCTGAAGGGCCTCGGCTTGGTAGAAAACCGGAGGATCGAGGGTGCGCCTCACCCCGGATGGGCCCTTACTACCGAGGGTGAGCGTGTCTTTACTGCAATTCGGAAAATCTTCGATGAGCCCACCGCGCCGTTGAAAGGGCTGACGTTTGAGAACATGGTGGAAAGGTCCATGCTGATCGATACGACTACTGTCCATTCTGCACGTCGCTACAATTATCTCCTCGGAGGGAAGGATCACTTCGAGGTCGATAGAGAGTCCGGTCGCGAGATAGAGCGGCTGTTCCCCGGCGTGGGTGTATCGGTGAGAGAAGGAAGAAAGTTCCTTCGACGCGCGGTGGAATTTCTTGCCGGAGAAGCCGGTATTGACCAGTTCCTCGATATCGGTACGGGTCTGCCTACGGCGGACAATACGCATGAAGTTGCTCAGAGGATCAATCCACGTAGCCGTGTGGTCTATGTCGACAACGACCCGATGGTAATGGCGCACTCGCGGGCCTTGCTGACCAGCTCCCCCGAAGGGCGGACCGTTTACCTCGAAGAGGACCTCCGGAACCCGCTGCGGATCCTCGGCAATCCCGAGGTTCGAGAAGTCATCGACTTTAGGCGGCCAGTGGCGCTGATGTTGATTGCCGTCGTCCACTTCATCGAGGATAATGACGAGGCCTACGCGATCATTCGTTCTCTGGTGGACGCGCTGCCGTCGGGTAGTTATCTCGCTATGCTACACTTTTCTACCGATACCCTTCCGCCGGAATTGGCTGCTGACCACGCGCGGCGAACCGCAGAGGGCAAAGTTGACGCCTTTCACCGTAGTAAAGCCCAGATCGCTGAATTCTTTGCGGGTTTGGAGCTAGTCGAGCCGGCGCTGCAAGTGGCATCGGATTGGCGGTCCGAGGTCCCCGAACGTGACAGGCCACGGCACCAGGATGTGGCGGGATTTGGGGCGGTCGCGCGTAAGCCGGGAGTCGGTCGATAA
- a CDS encoding tryptophan 2,3-dioxygenase family protein, with amino-acid sequence MSQTDTALALAMWSSADRPAAIDFPYQQVVTAFLSTGKHRISSGLVEALRTARDRLPHVRGPQRQRNQLARWLDIVLDKPDGRYDYRSYLALGVLPILDPEHPPTTAAAALAHHDRTLALLISDLCRFEVRAARRQTFVLPRLRPDSERIRRRCRLAIIAAKPALARLGLADQGTADDPLVAASHLAHIMGMAMNPDEQLMLRLTMLPADTCHDEYLFLRVLQCFELLFSLVVVDLGEVISSLVMGRARIAAARLDSATGVMQEAKGLWPLLATMQPEAFALFRQSTDGASAIQSRSYKLIESLCSRPADERVHSAAYKSVPEVRARVLAGSITLDETLHHTQHRISSTSALEVERAMKSFAEAALRWRRSHLGIATRMLSADQAGTGSTSGLPYLAANYKCPVFGGS; translated from the coding sequence ATGAGCCAGACCGACACCGCACTCGCGCTCGCCATGTGGAGTAGCGCCGACCGGCCGGCCGCCATCGACTTTCCCTACCAGCAGGTCGTCACGGCGTTCCTCAGCACAGGCAAACACCGCATCAGCTCCGGCCTGGTGGAGGCGTTGCGCACCGCGCGCGACAGACTCCCGCACGTGCGCGGCCCTCAACGACAGCGCAACCAGCTCGCACGCTGGCTGGACATCGTGCTGGACAAACCTGACGGCCGCTATGACTACCGCAGCTACCTTGCCCTCGGCGTCCTCCCCATCCTCGACCCGGAGCATCCGCCGACCACCGCCGCGGCCGCGCTCGCTCACCACGACCGCACCCTGGCCTTACTGATTAGCGACCTCTGCCGCTTCGAAGTCCGCGCTGCGCGCCGGCAGACGTTCGTGCTGCCACGGCTCCGGCCCGATTCGGAACGCATACGCAGGCGATGCCGGCTCGCGATCATCGCGGCAAAGCCCGCGCTCGCGCGCCTCGGGCTGGCCGACCAGGGCACCGCCGACGATCCCCTCGTCGCCGCATCCCACCTGGCACACATCATGGGCATGGCCATGAACCCTGACGAGCAACTGATGCTGCGGCTGACGATGCTTCCGGCCGACACCTGCCACGACGAGTACCTGTTTCTACGCGTCCTACAGTGCTTTGAGCTGCTGTTCTCCCTTGTCGTCGTCGACTTGGGTGAGGTCATATCGTCGCTGGTCATGGGCCGGGCACGTATCGCCGCAGCACGGCTCGACTCGGCCACCGGAGTCATGCAAGAGGCCAAGGGCTTGTGGCCACTGCTCGCAACGATGCAGCCAGAAGCCTTCGCGCTCTTCCGGCAGAGCACAGACGGCGCTTCCGCCATCCAGTCGCGAAGTTACAAACTTATCGAGTCGCTGTGCTCTCGGCCGGCAGACGAACGGGTGCACTCGGCTGCCTACAAATCGGTTCCGGAGGTTCGCGCAAGAGTTCTCGCAGGCAGTATTACGCTCGATGAGACGCTTCATCACACCCAGCATCGGATAAGTTCAACCTCGGCACTGGAGGTGGAGCGAGCAATGAAAAGCTTCGCAGAAGCCGCTTTGCGATGGCGGAGAAGCCACTTGGGGATCGCCACGCGGATGCTGAGCGCTGACCAGGCCGGCACCGGCAGCACGAGCGGACTTCCCTATCTCGCCGCAAATTACAAGTGCCCCGTCTTCGGTGGATCGTGA
- a CDS encoding Scr1 family TA system antitoxin-like transcriptional regulator, protein MTRQPFRIASSLSTRHSPFARWSLGKLLHLARTAAGMSAKEAAQRTYFTASHLLAIEAGEISVHPKNMGDLCDAYKIQGGLRSLALRLAAESRRSEWWQQYGVVPAWHALSVSMENAACRIRLYTSALVPDLLQTHEYALAVCHLQPGLTSTEIQQHLTVRMRRQELLQRPAPLALDVVVDEAVLHRQIAGPDAHHRQLLHLRDATQREATTIRVIPFSAGAHRPLAHAGFAIFDFAPADTTWSAPTTVYREDLAGATYLHQPADVELHGTLWRELGTHALDPHASAALITALATSSEPPPATTSITDGSTPSIAISPAPPAPLPPRPA, encoded by the coding sequence ATGACCCGGCAGCCCTTCCGGATCGCGTCGAGCCTATCGACGCGGCATTCCCCGTTCGCCCGCTGGTCCCTGGGCAAACTCCTGCACCTGGCGCGGACTGCCGCCGGCATGTCCGCCAAAGAGGCCGCGCAGCGCACCTACTTCACCGCCAGCCACCTGCTGGCGATCGAGGCGGGCGAAATCTCCGTGCACCCGAAGAACATGGGCGACCTCTGCGACGCCTACAAGATCCAGGGCGGCCTTCGCTCGCTGGCCCTCAGGCTCGCCGCGGAGAGCCGCCGCAGCGAATGGTGGCAACAGTATGGTGTCGTACCTGCCTGGCACGCCCTGAGCGTGAGCATGGAAAACGCGGCCTGCCGGATCCGGCTCTACACCAGCGCCCTCGTGCCGGATCTGCTCCAGACCCATGAATACGCGCTGGCGGTCTGCCACCTGCAACCCGGCCTCACCAGCACCGAGATACAGCAGCACCTCACCGTCCGGATGCGTCGGCAGGAACTCCTCCAACGACCCGCCCCGCTGGCGCTCGATGTGGTGGTCGATGAGGCGGTCCTGCACCGGCAGATAGCCGGACCGGACGCCCACCACCGGCAGCTCTTACACCTGCGCGACGCCACCCAGCGCGAAGCAACGACGATCCGGGTTATCCCGTTCAGCGCCGGTGCACACCGGCCCCTCGCGCACGCAGGTTTCGCGATCTTCGACTTCGCACCCGCCGACACCACATGGTCGGCACCCACGACGGTGTACCGCGAAGACCTCGCCGGTGCCACGTACCTCCACCAACCAGCCGATGTCGAGCTCCACGGCACTCTCTGGCGCGAACTCGGCACGCACGCACTCGACCCGCACGCGTCAGCCGCACTCATCACCGCCCTCGCCACCAGCAGCGAACCGCCACCGGCGACGACCTCCATCACGGACGGCAGCACGCCGAGCATCGCGATCAGCCCCGCGCCGCCCGCCCCCTTGCCACCGCGACCGGCGTGA
- a CDS encoding LysR family transcriptional regulator gives MDAEGHTAAPVQPLTPAARGPPAVAGHLDDDQPVSRSEETLSTPEHVGAPSTHQLRLLLAVAEHLHFGRAAASMGLTQSALSMQVAAAEETLGVRVLERTSRSVRLSEDGHALVPVIAAAVAAIDHVIATAGSLRENRDRKLIVGVADLEAAQPHTAAFFHHLRTARPDMRVQTRELAFGEQFQALAAGKVDVALLQGPLPDGIEAAPLATVARMVCLPATDPLARRRRPVTLRDLARYPVLDAPAGMPAPWLSWWAADPRPGKAPVVYGPVVRDVPQLLRAVANGRGIAMPPALADDDHQHPEVVFRDVAGLPASESVLAWRADRASTAAIAAARDAATAAAASVLPA, from the coding sequence GTGGATGCCGAAGGTCACACCGCTGCGCCCGTTCAGCCGCTGACACCGGCGGCCCGCGGCCCACCCGCTGTGGCCGGCCACCTGGATGACGATCAACCTGTATCCCGTTCGGAGGAGACCTTGTCTACCCCAGAGCACGTCGGTGCGCCGAGCACGCATCAGCTGAGGCTGTTGCTCGCGGTTGCCGAACATCTGCACTTCGGGCGGGCCGCCGCATCGATGGGCCTGACCCAGTCGGCGCTCAGCATGCAGGTCGCCGCGGCGGAGGAGACCCTCGGGGTCCGCGTGCTGGAGCGCACCAGCCGGTCAGTGCGTCTGTCGGAGGACGGCCACGCACTCGTGCCGGTGATCGCGGCGGCTGTCGCTGCGATCGATCACGTGATCGCCACCGCCGGCTCGCTGCGCGAAAACCGTGACCGCAAACTGATCGTCGGGGTAGCCGACCTCGAGGCGGCGCAGCCGCACACCGCAGCGTTCTTCCACCACCTGCGCACCGCCCGGCCGGACATGCGGGTACAGACACGCGAGCTCGCGTTCGGGGAGCAGTTCCAAGCCCTCGCCGCCGGAAAAGTCGACGTCGCGTTGCTGCAAGGGCCACTCCCGGACGGGATCGAGGCAGCACCACTGGCCACGGTGGCCCGGATGGTGTGCCTGCCGGCAACAGATCCGCTGGCACGTCGCCGCCGGCCGGTGACCTTGCGCGACCTCGCGCGGTATCCGGTGCTTGACGCACCTGCGGGTATGCCGGCGCCGTGGCTGTCGTGGTGGGCCGCCGACCCACGTCCGGGCAAGGCACCCGTCGTCTACGGGCCGGTGGTCCGTGACGTCCCGCAGCTGCTTCGCGCCGTCGCCAACGGCCGCGGTATCGCCATGCCACCCGCGCTGGCCGACGACGATCACCAGCACCCCGAGGTCGTCTTCCGCGACGTCGCAGGCCTCCCGGCATCGGAATCCGTCCTGGCATGGCGCGCGGACCGGGCATCGACCGCTGCGATCGCGGCCGCCCGCGACGCGGCCACGGCCGCGGCCGCGTCGGTGCTTCCGGCCTGA
- a CDS encoding NADAR family protein, which yields MPSVTPPPNGDLCDDAASSLPPLVVRSPEDPYGFLCTRGRLPFVLGAIWPTVEHYIWAQRTAAPDMADRIAYASSARQAKVLSTMGDVRSGWREELPDVIRRAVTARLMQHPRMMAMLLDTGSRPLIVSNSHTGDNLIGEHLMRLRADLPAQTEAAIATAVRLTPPHLRNSPWAMFGERAIVWPDVPRGRTLAALASQALAEAIRPHTGARAGEPDGAVTVELPTATVLLRPTTPASGTTAIPDITCAWMPKVTPLRPFSR from the coding sequence GTGCCGTCCGTGACTCCGCCGCCAAACGGCGACCTCTGCGACGATGCGGCCAGTAGCCTTCCACCGCTCGTGGTCCGCAGTCCTGAAGACCCCTACGGCTTCCTGTGCACGCGCGGCCGGCTCCCGTTCGTCCTCGGTGCGATCTGGCCGACCGTCGAGCACTACATCTGGGCTCAACGCACCGCCGCCCCGGACATGGCCGATCGCATCGCCTACGCATCATCTGCGCGCCAGGCCAAGGTGCTGTCGACGATGGGAGACGTCCGCTCGGGCTGGCGTGAAGAGCTGCCCGACGTGATCCGGCGCGCCGTGACCGCGAGACTCATGCAGCATCCGCGCATGATGGCGATGCTGCTCGACACCGGCAGCCGGCCCTTGATCGTGTCCAACAGCCACACCGGGGACAACCTGATAGGCGAACACCTGATGCGGCTGCGCGCCGACCTGCCGGCACAGACCGAGGCGGCCATCGCGACCGCCGTGCGCCTGACCCCGCCTCATCTGCGGAACAGCCCGTGGGCGATGTTCGGCGAGCGCGCCATCGTGTGGCCTGACGTCCCGCGCGGCCGGACGCTCGCCGCGCTCGCCTCCCAGGCGTTAGCCGAGGCCATCCGACCGCACACGGGCGCCCGTGCCGGCGAGCCGGATGGTGCCGTGACGGTCGAGCTGCCCACCGCGACGGTCCTCCTGCGGCCCACCACACCCGCGTCCGGCACCACGGCGATACCCGACATCACCTGCGCGTGGATGCCGAAGGTCACACCGCTGCGCCCGTTCAGCCGCTGA
- a CDS encoding AMP-binding protein, whose protein sequence is MDTTTATSPASDGAAGCASRHTETTTSASGAAAVREVVLLAPPLPASVKAELHTSAARNEHTGLIAAILERGWPPASIGYVLGLTDSAILQRASTATSAGKRRAREHVDIPTAPPPALHPEQAAELTRLITLIRAEHRSSPAVADGRMRLAQLLADYDRAGLTATRLAEAAGVPAELIRYERKRAGLTATRDPHVDDGLETFSKYLKDIGLVETTVQNCRAFIRGFLTAHALPYTQITAGMVDAYINPGRIHPHHADRRWMLRLWQSWCRAEQDAIFPASATLPDEITDELRAAIARGDAAALIGELRADGWPESVIGTALDLTPDAVWALTTPRESPALARQATDASPVTIRYLPGPAIPAAATASSTDTTGAEPQRTATPVPGRGRATVPDRGRQPWPDLRTAIMTHAARQPHLPAIIGDGFTVTYADLHATAAALADRLPVTDGRLVALPATDDPTTTVDIVAVTLAGGVPLPIDARLPSRRHDSLIDRATRLPHRCGAWLATGSAHDGTYRITVTGGESPAHPRKADALRLPGPGRTALITLPLHEHQAAETALRILARGTTLLLCDPHAPSTTVADIIATHQPTWALLAEPHLTSLASDITTNPAHEALTNLNTIITTRRPDLTYAHLESTLPPGTLIYWWEPPAHDGALFPGTSKAGTPISGLQIRIAHRGHTPGSTPDAGPIEARNPRVVRHDTTEPCRERARAPWTTSGDIGHLTKDGRLIVTPETYRA, encoded by the coding sequence ATGGACACAACGACCGCGACGTCGCCTGCCAGTGACGGTGCCGCTGGATGCGCATCACGCCATACCGAGACCACCACGAGCGCGTCCGGCGCAGCCGCCGTCCGGGAGGTCGTGCTCCTGGCGCCGCCGTTGCCCGCAAGCGTCAAGGCAGAACTGCACACCTCCGCCGCCCGCAACGAGCACACCGGGCTGATAGCGGCGATCCTGGAACGCGGCTGGCCACCGGCATCGATCGGCTATGTGCTTGGCCTGACCGACAGCGCCATCCTCCAGCGCGCCAGCACCGCGACATCGGCCGGCAAACGCCGCGCCCGCGAGCACGTGGACATCCCCACGGCCCCGCCTCCCGCGCTGCATCCGGAACAGGCAGCCGAGCTGACCCGGCTGATCACCCTCATCCGCGCCGAACATCGAAGCTCACCCGCCGTAGCGGACGGGCGCATGAGGCTGGCCCAGCTGCTGGCCGACTACGACCGTGCGGGACTCACCGCGACACGCTTAGCGGAGGCAGCCGGCGTGCCTGCGGAATTGATCAGGTACGAGAGGAAACGGGCCGGCCTCACCGCGACACGGGATCCCCACGTCGATGACGGGCTTGAGACATTCAGCAAATACCTGAAGGACATCGGCCTGGTCGAGACCACCGTCCAGAATTGCCGCGCCTTCATCCGCGGATTCCTCACCGCCCACGCGCTGCCCTACACACAGATCACCGCGGGCATGGTCGACGCCTACATCAACCCCGGCCGCATCCACCCCCACCACGCCGACCGGCGATGGATGCTGCGCCTGTGGCAGAGCTGGTGCCGCGCCGAGCAGGACGCGATCTTCCCGGCCAGCGCAACGCTACCCGACGAGATCACCGACGAGCTACGCGCCGCCATCGCCCGCGGCGACGCTGCCGCACTGATCGGCGAGCTACGTGCCGACGGCTGGCCGGAATCTGTCATCGGTACCGCACTGGACCTCACCCCCGACGCCGTGTGGGCACTCACCACACCACGAGAGTCGCCCGCCCTGGCGCGGCAAGCCACGGATGCCTCACCGGTGACGATCCGCTATCTGCCCGGTCCCGCCATACCGGCCGCAGCCACGGCGTCGAGCACCGACACGACCGGCGCGGAACCGCAGCGGACCGCAACGCCGGTGCCGGGCCGCGGCCGGGCGACCGTACCGGACCGCGGCAGGCAACCCTGGCCGGACCTACGCACCGCGATCATGACGCACGCCGCACGACAACCGCACCTACCGGCAATCATCGGCGACGGCTTCACGGTCACGTACGCCGATCTACACGCCACCGCAGCCGCGCTCGCCGACCGGCTACCCGTCACCGACGGCCGGCTGGTAGCGCTACCGGCCACCGACGACCCCACCACGACCGTCGACATCGTCGCCGTCACCTTGGCAGGTGGCGTGCCGCTACCCATCGACGCACGCCTGCCCAGCCGCCGCCACGACAGCCTGATCGACCGCGCGACCCGGCTACCGCACCGGTGCGGAGCCTGGCTGGCCACCGGCAGCGCCCACGACGGCACCTACCGGATCACCGTCACCGGAGGCGAATCACCCGCCCACCCCCGAAAAGCCGACGCCCTGCGACTGCCCGGACCCGGCCGGACCGCACTGATCACACTTCCCCTGCACGAACACCAGGCCGCCGAGACCGCGCTACGGATCCTCGCCCGCGGCACCACCCTGCTGTTATGCGACCCGCACGCCCCATCCACCACAGTTGCCGACATCATCGCTACCCACCAGCCCACCTGGGCGCTGCTAGCAGAGCCACACCTAACCAGCCTGGCCAGCGACATCACCACCAACCCGGCCCACGAGGCACTGACCAACCTGAACACGATCATCACCACGCGACGACCTGACCTCACCTACGCCCACCTCGAGAGCACCCTCCCACCCGGCACACTCATCTACTGGTGGGAGCCACCCGCCCACGACGGCGCCCTCTTCCCCGGCACCAGCAAAGCAGGCACACCCATCTCCGGCCTCCAGATCCGCATCGCCCATCGCGGCCACACCCCGGGCAGCACACCGGACGCAGGACCGATCGAGGCGCGCAACCCGAGGGTCGTGCGTCACGACACCACCGAGCCTTGCCGAGAACGCGCCAGGGCGCCGTGGACGACCAGTGGCGACATCGGCCATCTCACCAAGGACGGTCGGCTCATCGTGACCCCGGAGACCTACCGCGCCTGA
- a CDS encoding NADAR family protein has translation MASSPIGDAAEGVPGSLPPLVVRHRNDPYGFLTTYTRFRFVLDGQEWPSVEHYVRARSVNDPHVPVVIAAAVTARRAAALSRLAGVRDGWAQERRDVIRRAVTARLVQHPRMVAALLATGNRLLVVSSRHTDDNVIGEELMRLRAALPAQLAAAIETAATLTPAPLLGRPWVMFGERAIVWPEPPRARNLAAHAFRALTAATPSHGQANGGGPDNAGTFATPTGTVLWRPGPPVPVADGAALDTDITCVWAPSVVPLRPFSR, from the coding sequence ATGGCCTCGTCGCCGATCGGCGATGCCGCCGAAGGCGTGCCCGGGAGCCTGCCGCCGCTCGTGGTCCGGCACCGAAATGACCCATACGGCTTCCTGACCACATACACCCGCTTCCGGTTCGTCCTCGACGGGCAGGAGTGGCCAAGCGTCGAGCACTACGTGCGGGCCCGCAGTGTCAACGACCCCCATGTGCCGGTGGTCATCGCGGCGGCGGTGACGGCACGCCGGGCGGCCGCGCTGTCGCGGCTGGCCGGCGTCCGGGACGGCTGGGCGCAGGAACGCCGCGACGTGATCCGGCGGGCGGTCACCGCGCGCCTGGTGCAGCACCCGCGGATGGTGGCGGCGCTGCTTGCCACCGGGAACCGGCTGCTGGTCGTCAGCAGCCGGCACACCGACGACAACGTGATCGGCGAAGAGCTGATGCGGCTGCGTGCTGCGCTGCCGGCGCAGCTCGCCGCGGCCATCGAGACAGCCGCGACCCTGACGCCTGCGCCCCTGCTCGGGCGGCCATGGGTGATGTTCGGCGAGCGCGCCATCGTCTGGCCTGAACCGCCGCGCGCCCGCAACCTCGCCGCACACGCATTCCGCGCGCTCACCGCGGCCACTCCTTCACACGGGCAGGCGAACGGCGGCGGACCGGACAACGCCGGGACGTTCGCCACGCCGACCGGAACCGTCCTGTGGCGGCCCGGTCCACCCGTGCCGGTGGCCGACGGCGCTGCGCTGGACACCGACATCACCTGCGTGTGGGCGCCGTCGGTCGTCCCGCTGCGGCCGTTCAGCCGGTGA
- a CDS encoding 2'-5' RNA ligase family protein, translated as MMETFFGPRLLHHWPARRPDLHWHILPPPAAAARLTDAYAALTDRAGLAAVDAAWLHCTLLHSAPVAVVSDAHRADIIAAVRDICTRITPWQMTVERPVPGPVAIEAAITPGQPARQLCRLITDVTYQVAGFDPGTPHPADGYYPHMSLAYATDDVPDRDLRVWLSDNPIPHTTFTVDEIALVAQSHDGHKITWQPITTIPLGGTTAPHDTTTPGRTNVQ; from the coding sequence ATGATGGAGACGTTCTTCGGACCACGGCTACTCCACCATTGGCCGGCCAGGCGACCCGATCTGCACTGGCACATCCTGCCGCCGCCCGCAGCCGCCGCCCGCCTGACCGACGCCTACGCCGCGCTGACCGACCGAGCCGGACTCGCCGCCGTCGACGCGGCCTGGCTGCACTGCACCCTGCTCCACTCAGCCCCCGTCGCCGTGGTCAGCGACGCCCACCGCGCCGACATCATCGCCGCCGTCCGCGACATCTGCACCCGCATCACCCCATGGCAGATGACGGTGGAACGACCGGTACCGGGACCGGTCGCGATCGAGGCAGCCATCACTCCCGGCCAGCCGGCGCGGCAGCTGTGCCGGCTCATCACCGACGTGACGTACCAGGTGGCCGGATTCGACCCCGGCACCCCACACCCGGCCGATGGCTACTACCCGCACATGTCCCTGGCCTACGCCACCGATGACGTCCCTGACCGCGACCTGCGCGTCTGGCTGTCCGACAACCCCATCCCGCACACCACCTTCACCGTCGACGAGATCGCGCTGGTCGCGCAGTCCCACGACGGGCACAAGATCACCTGGCAGCCGATCACCACCATCCCGCTCGGCGGCACCACGGCCCCACATGACACCACCACTCCTGGCCGGACGAACGTGCAGTGA